One Fuerstiella marisgermanici DNA window includes the following coding sequences:
- a CDS encoding DUF3179 domain-containing (seleno)protein, producing the protein MPASRRIQSGLSLAICMVVASLSFAQEAAPAARMVIRPELFQPLTEPPCSYCSSQHLKKLILDDDRVIAWIRGAHNGGAIPLRHFLSGPRVINDTYGLFFYDPDGGYVAAYQKDYGYSFYGWKNGAMIVKGSDGSLWSALSGTCFDGPQKGKQLRRVPSMLTTWEYWLMLHPESTAYNLFDGDKYRVTPLPTKISDEAQETLGQVDDRLPAISNVLGVEVADERKAFTIDGLESRACFNDTVGEKDVAVFWYAATNSAVAFSRVLDGRTLTFYADRISPETAPIKDRETGTRWTLAGRGVDGPLRGKELQWVNSIQCRWYAWAAENPETLVYEPPTK; encoded by the coding sequence ATGCCCGCGAGTCGTCGAATCCAATCTGGCTTGTCGCTCGCGATCTGCATGGTCGTCGCATCACTGAGCTTTGCTCAGGAGGCCGCGCCGGCTGCTCGCATGGTGATTCGTCCTGAGTTGTTTCAACCGCTGACGGAACCGCCCTGCTCTTACTGTTCGTCGCAGCACCTGAAGAAACTCATTCTTGACGACGACCGCGTCATCGCATGGATTCGAGGTGCTCACAACGGCGGCGCGATTCCGTTAAGGCACTTTCTATCCGGCCCGCGAGTCATCAACGATACGTATGGCCTGTTCTTCTACGATCCGGATGGCGGATACGTCGCGGCCTACCAAAAGGACTACGGCTACAGCTTCTATGGCTGGAAAAATGGCGCAATGATCGTGAAGGGAAGTGACGGCTCGCTGTGGTCGGCTCTAAGCGGAACGTGCTTCGATGGACCTCAAAAAGGAAAGCAACTGCGCAGAGTTCCCAGCATGCTGACGACATGGGAATATTGGCTGATGCTCCACCCGGAATCGACGGCGTATAACTTGTTCGACGGCGATAAATATCGTGTTACGCCTTTGCCCACGAAGATCAGTGATGAGGCACAAGAGACGTTGGGCCAGGTCGACGACCGGCTGCCGGCCATATCGAATGTGTTGGGCGTGGAAGTCGCGGATGAACGCAAGGCGTTCACAATTGATGGCTTGGAGAGTCGAGCCTGCTTTAACGACACTGTCGGTGAGAAGGACGTCGCCGTATTTTGGTACGCCGCCACGAATTCTGCGGTGGCCTTCAGCCGAGTGCTCGACGGACGAACACTCACCTTTTACGCCGACAGGATTTCCCCCGAAACCGCGCCGATCAAAGACCGGGAAACCGGCACCCGCTGGACGCTCGCCGGTCGAGGAGTCGATGGGCCGCTGCGTGGCAAAGAGCTGCAATGGGTCAACAGCATTCAATGTCGCTGGTATGCGTGGGCCGCCGAAAATCCGGAGACCCTGGTCTATGAACCACCGACGAAATAA